Proteins encoded within one genomic window of Dyadobacter chenhuakuii:
- a CDS encoding SusC/RagA family TonB-linked outer membrane protein, whose product MNKQLSRLIQEVACYLLCSVAMLLVLPAHAQAADRQITGKVVSAEDKNPLPGVTIIVKGNNTIGTATDAEGKFKMTVPEDATLILSYIGYTSQEVSVGTQNDFNIEMASDQKQLTEVVVIGYGTQKKGDITSSVASIKREDFIKGTVRDAAQLIQGKVAGLRITTPSGSPTSNTQINLRGINSINGTSNPLILIDGIPGGLNTVAPEDIESVDVLKDGSAAAIYGTRATGGVILITTRKNRGNNTRSTVEYSNYVNIQTIARRPQLLTGDDYRQKIGEGIDYTDYGGNTDWLDEIMQKPVSHNHNLTFFGGNSTTNFTGSVNYRNWEGIFLRSGQNRFTGRADLNHAMFDNKLKTNIQIINRITSSNGAVSPADNDAAYGYAYRQAMIRNPTDNVRTETGAWQERDGYFYENPVSLLNESNYEAKFKEMRMSGSLDYAPITDLNFKLLVSNVQNSNLEGGSTTFNHTATRLSNQNATAFRSTSANNENLLEFTGNYAKSFGKHRFTLLGGYSWQDATYEAFDASNWDFPTDAYDWNNLGAGGALQKGQAGMSSTKNKWQLAGFFGRLTYSMDEKYLFMASVRREGSSRFGINNQWGTFPAASLGWRISKERFMEGLSGVSEIKLRAGIGVTGTIAGDPYLSQISYNFTRTEGAFIGGKWVPGFVPARNFNPDLRWEKKEEVNAGVDFGFLKNRINGSVDFYSRKVKDLLYNFPVPVPPYLIGSMLINAGTMKNEGMEVLLNIVPVQTANFQWNTGFTYSTNRNKLVSLSNDQFEADNDFFDAGYTGEPIQVSTHRVKVGEPIGRFFVWKSVGIDEKGAWLVENKDGEVIPIANATPEDRQYYGNGIPKHNVGWNNSVRYKNFDLAVNMRGAFGFDILNFQSMFYNNTRNKAYNMLKTAYDPIDGKVLNNELVYVSNYIEKGDYWKIDNVTFGYTLPTLKGLKNARIFVSGLNLATITGYTGVDPEGVDMTGFAPGSDQRDKYPTTRTFTAGLSVTF is encoded by the coding sequence ATGAATAAACAATTATCCAGACTTATTCAGGAAGTGGCCTGTTACCTGCTTTGCAGCGTAGCGATGCTGCTCGTCCTGCCGGCCCATGCACAGGCAGCCGATCGCCAGATTACCGGAAAAGTGGTTTCAGCGGAAGATAAAAATCCGCTCCCCGGTGTGACCATTATTGTAAAAGGAAATAACACGATAGGAACTGCAACGGATGCCGAAGGAAAATTCAAAATGACCGTTCCTGAGGATGCAACGCTGATTTTGAGCTACATTGGTTACACCAGCCAGGAAGTTTCGGTCGGCACCCAAAACGATTTCAACATTGAAATGGCTTCGGACCAGAAGCAGCTCACGGAAGTGGTCGTGATCGGTTACGGAACCCAGAAAAAGGGCGACATTACGAGTTCGGTTGCGAGCATTAAGCGCGAGGATTTTATCAAAGGAACGGTTCGAGATGCCGCGCAATTGATCCAGGGAAAAGTGGCCGGCTTGCGCATCACCACGCCCAGCGGCTCACCAACTTCCAACACCCAGATTAACCTTCGCGGGATCAACTCAATCAACGGAACTTCAAACCCACTGATTTTGATCGACGGAATTCCCGGCGGCCTCAACACGGTTGCGCCCGAAGACATTGAATCTGTGGATGTTTTGAAAGATGGATCTGCGGCTGCGATTTACGGAACACGCGCAACAGGCGGTGTAATCCTGATCACAACGCGCAAAAACCGCGGCAACAACACGCGCTCGACGGTAGAATATTCCAATTACGTGAACATTCAAACCATTGCACGCAGACCGCAACTGCTGACCGGCGATGATTACCGTCAGAAAATCGGCGAAGGCATTGATTACACGGATTACGGTGGCAACACAGACTGGCTCGACGAAATCATGCAAAAACCGGTCAGCCACAACCATAACCTGACATTCTTCGGTGGAAACAGCACGACAAACTTCACGGGTTCTGTGAATTACAGGAACTGGGAAGGGATCTTTTTGAGATCAGGTCAAAACCGTTTTACAGGCCGTGCCGATCTGAATCATGCGATGTTTGATAATAAATTGAAAACCAACATTCAAATCATTAACCGCATTACGTCGTCCAACGGAGCCGTTTCGCCAGCTGATAATGATGCAGCTTACGGCTACGCTTACCGCCAGGCCATGATCCGCAACCCGACAGACAATGTGAGAACCGAAACGGGCGCTTGGCAGGAACGGGATGGTTATTTTTATGAAAACCCGGTTTCCCTTTTGAACGAATCGAACTATGAAGCGAAGTTTAAAGAAATGCGGATGAGCGGAAGTTTGGATTACGCGCCTATAACTGATTTAAATTTCAAATTATTGGTTTCTAATGTTCAAAACAGCAATCTGGAAGGCGGTTCTACAACATTTAACCACACGGCAACGCGCCTAAGCAACCAAAATGCGACGGCATTCAGAAGCACGAGTGCGAACAATGAAAACCTGCTGGAATTTACCGGAAATTATGCCAAATCATTTGGTAAGCACCGTTTTACATTACTCGGCGGATACAGCTGGCAGGATGCAACTTATGAGGCATTTGATGCAAGCAACTGGGATTTTCCGACAGATGCTTACGATTGGAACAACCTTGGGGCGGGCGGTGCTTTGCAAAAAGGACAAGCCGGCATGTCAAGCACGAAAAACAAATGGCAACTAGCCGGTTTCTTCGGTCGCTTGACTTACAGCATGGATGAGAAATATCTGTTCATGGCCAGCGTGCGTCGTGAAGGTTCGTCCCGTTTTGGGATTAACAATCAGTGGGGAACATTCCCTGCGGCTTCTTTGGGTTGGAGAATCAGCAAGGAGCGCTTTATGGAAGGACTTTCAGGCGTTTCTGAAATTAAGTTGAGAGCGGGAATCGGTGTGACAGGAACCATTGCGGGTGATCCTTATTTGTCGCAGATCAGCTATAATTTTACGCGTACAGAAGGTGCATTTATCGGTGGAAAATGGGTTCCGGGATTCGTGCCGGCGCGTAACTTCAACCCGGACCTGCGTTGGGAGAAAAAAGAAGAGGTTAATGCAGGTGTGGACTTTGGTTTCCTGAAAAACAGGATCAATGGATCGGTGGATTTTTACAGCCGTAAAGTGAAGGATTTGCTTTACAATTTCCCCGTTCCCGTCCCTCCTTACCTGATCGGTTCGATGTTAATCAATGCAGGAACGATGAAAAACGAGGGGATGGAAGTGCTTTTGAACATTGTGCCTGTGCAGACTGCCAATTTCCAATGGAACACCGGATTCACTTATTCTACAAACCGGAACAAGCTCGTAAGTCTTTCCAACGACCAGTTTGAAGCGGATAATGACTTTTTTGACGCAGGTTACACCGGCGAGCCAATCCAGGTTTCGACGCACCGCGTGAAAGTGGGCGAGCCTATCGGACGGTTTTTTGTTTGGAAAAGTGTAGGCATTGATGAAAAAGGCGCCTGGCTGGTTGAAAACAAAGATGGCGAGGTGATTCCTATTGCTAATGCGACACCGGAAGACCGCCAGTATTATGGAAATGGAATTCCAAAGCACAATGTAGGCTGGAACAACTCGGTTCGTTACAAAAACTTTGACCTGGCTGTAAACATGCGCGGCGCGTTTGGATTCGACATTCTGAACTTCCAGAGTATGTTTTATAACAACACAAGAAACAAGGCTTATAATATGCTGAAAACGGCGTACGATCCGATCGACGGCAAAGTGCTTAATAATGAGCTTGTTTATGTTTCCAATTACATTGAAAAAGGCGATTACTGGAAAATTGACAACGTCACATTTGGCTACACGCTGCCTACTCTGAAAGGTTTGAAAAATGCCCGCATCTTCGTTTCGGGCCTTAACCTGGCGACCATCACCGGCTACACCGGCGTTGACCCGGAAGGCGTAGACATGACGGGTTTTGCCCCGGGAAGTGACCAGCGCGACAAATATCCGACAACCCGGACATTCACAGCAGGCCTTAGTGTAACATTCTGA
- a CDS encoding S9 family peptidase, with protein sequence MAQFTSQKLQLLTVFAGSLLSLLSHKSMAQQPVLAPYHPDASEISASYKHMERMDSVTKGTVLKASIQPTWQPDGHSFWYRNVLKDSLTEYIFVNTATGKKTSPLDKKELAGALSKALDSTLSADKLLLSEIYSDPKNQTLFVQTTGKWFAFNTKTKTAKKLEKLPLERPKEMGWTRARSRWRPFRADSISPDKKLTAIIRNGNIYLTKKEEKDAQQLTFEGNPLKPFGELSWSPDGKYLVAYRITPHEERQISIIMSSLPNTTRGEVKTRGYAQPGDEFTSYEMFVVNVENKQVTKVKSDIIDFFEAPVIRWRHGDNTHFTYEKVDRGHQRFRVIDVEVATGDTRNVIDEKTETFIYQNLIYTHYQPEKHEIIWSSEKDGWRHLYLVDELSGKIKNPITKGNWVVRDIDSIDTQKREVWFRASGMNADEDPYHIHYYRIKFDGSGLVKLTDHAKATHQLTFSPDRTYYIDTYSTMMSPPVSELRKTADGSLVTKLEEADISQYLSLGFKLPEIFKAKGRDGQTDIWGIVYRPSKFDPTKKYPIIENIYAGPQDSFVPKAFRYYGEMQSLAELGFIVVQMDGMGTANRSKAFHDMCWKNLADAGFPDRIAWMKALAAQYAYVDSSRVGVYGTSAGGQNSLGALLFHPSFYDAAVSACGCHDNRVDKQWWNEQWMGYPVGKHYDEQSNITNAAKLQGDLLLIVGEADTNVPPESTYRVADALIKANKDFELLVVPGMGHSDGGTYGRRKKRDFFVNKLLGVTPPSRNKTDLTPQ encoded by the coding sequence ATGGCGCAATTTACCAGTCAAAAGCTTCAACTGCTGACCGTCTTTGCCGGCTCCCTGCTTTCCCTACTTTCACACAAAAGTATGGCTCAGCAGCCTGTATTGGCACCTTATCATCCTGACGCTTCTGAAATCAGTGCTTCATACAAGCACATGGAGCGCATGGACTCGGTGACTAAAGGAACAGTTTTGAAAGCCTCGATCCAGCCTACGTGGCAACCAGACGGACATTCATTCTGGTATAGAAATGTGTTAAAAGACAGCCTTACCGAGTACATTTTTGTCAACACAGCAACGGGTAAAAAGACGAGTCCGCTCGATAAAAAAGAGCTCGCAGGCGCACTTTCAAAAGCACTGGATTCGACATTATCGGCTGACAAATTGCTGCTCAGCGAAATTTATTCAGACCCTAAAAACCAGACCCTTTTTGTACAGACAACAGGCAAATGGTTTGCATTTAATACCAAAACAAAGACCGCAAAAAAGCTTGAAAAACTGCCCCTCGAACGTCCCAAAGAAATGGGCTGGACGCGGGCAAGAAGTCGCTGGAGACCATTCCGGGCAGACAGCATTTCGCCGGATAAAAAATTGACGGCTATCATTAGAAACGGGAATATTTATTTAACCAAAAAAGAAGAAAAAGACGCTCAGCAGCTCACATTCGAGGGAAACCCGCTGAAACCTTTTGGCGAACTAAGCTGGTCGCCGGATGGAAAATATTTGGTTGCTTACCGCATAACACCGCACGAAGAAAGGCAGATTAGCATCATTATGTCGTCCTTGCCGAACACGACACGGGGCGAGGTGAAAACGCGTGGTTATGCGCAGCCCGGCGATGAATTTACGTCTTACGAGATGTTTGTGGTCAATGTTGAGAACAAACAGGTTACCAAAGTTAAATCAGACATTATTGACTTTTTCGAAGCGCCGGTCATTCGCTGGCGGCATGGCGATAACACGCATTTTACTTATGAAAAAGTAGATCGCGGGCACCAGCGTTTTCGGGTGATTGATGTGGAAGTGGCGACGGGTGACACGCGAAATGTGATCGATGAAAAAACGGAGACATTTATTTACCAAAACCTCATTTACACGCATTACCAACCCGAAAAGCACGAAATAATCTGGTCATCGGAAAAAGACGGCTGGCGGCATTTATATCTGGTGGATGAGCTTTCGGGCAAGATCAAAAATCCGATCACAAAAGGCAATTGGGTGGTTCGTGACATTGACAGCATTGATACACAGAAACGCGAAGTGTGGTTTCGGGCAAGCGGCATGAATGCGGATGAAGATCCTTATCACATTCATTATTACAGAATCAAATTCGACGGCAGCGGCCTTGTAAAATTGACCGATCATGCCAAAGCAACGCATCAGCTCACTTTTTCGCCCGACCGCACTTACTACATTGATACATACTCAACGATGATGAGCCCGCCGGTTTCCGAGCTGCGGAAAACGGCGGACGGCTCATTGGTTACCAAACTGGAAGAGGCCGACATTTCGCAATATCTGTCGCTAGGCTTTAAGTTACCGGAGATTTTTAAGGCAAAAGGCCGCGATGGTCAAACCGATATCTGGGGCATCGTGTATCGCCCGAGCAAGTTTGATCCGACGAAGAAATATCCGATCATCGAGAACATTTATGCCGGTCCGCAGGATTCGTTCGTGCCCAAAGCATTCCGTTATTATGGTGAAATGCAGAGCCTTGCCGAGCTTGGATTTATCGTCGTGCAAATGGACGGCATGGGCACAGCCAACCGTTCCAAAGCATTTCACGATATGTGCTGGAAAAATCTGGCTGACGCCGGTTTTCCTGATCGGATCGCCTGGATGAAGGCATTAGCCGCACAATATGCATACGTGGATTCGTCTCGGGTGGGCGTTTACGGCACATCTGCGGGTGGCCAGAATTCGCTTGGCGCATTGCTTTTCCACCCGAGTTTTTACGATGCGGCGGTTTCGGCTTGCGGCTGTCACGATAACCGAGTGGACAAACAATGGTGGAATGAGCAATGGATGGGTTACCCGGTTGGCAAGCATTACGACGAACAATCCAACATTACCAATGCAGCCAAATTGCAGGGCGACTTGCTGCTGATCGTGGGCGAAGCAGACACCAATGTGCCACCGGAATCGACTTACCGCGTGGCGGATGCATTGATAAAAGCCAATAAAGATTTTGAATTGCTGGTGGTGCCGGGCATGGGCCACAGCGACGGCGGGACTTACGGAAGAAGGAAAAAGAGAGACTTTTTTGTAAACAAATTATTGGGGGTAACGCCTCCGAGCAGGAATAAAACAGACCTAACGCCACAGTAA
- a CDS encoding NRAMP family divalent metal transporter translates to MASSKSSKALLGAAFLMATSAVGPGFLTQTTVFTQQLATSFGFIILLTVIIDLCAQFNIWQIITVSGKRAQELADALFPGLGFLLAFLIVLGGFAFNIGNVAGAGLGLEAMTGLNVKAGAVLSAGMAIGIFLFKEAGKAMDIFSRVLGTLMIVLILYVAFTSHPPLVAALHHTILPEKFNAMAAVTLVGGTVGGYISFAGAHRLLDSGISGEASLPEVNRSAATGILITTVIRYLLFLASLGVVMSGATINPDNPTASIFEQAAGSAGRQIFGLVIWSAAVTSVVGAAYTSISFVRSFHPFLEKHHAALTIIFIAMSTAVFTIIGKPVKVLVFVGMLNGFVLPVALAILLIASGKSRLMGTYKHSHALLIMGWLVVAAMTALAIGIY, encoded by the coding sequence CTGATGGCGACTTCGGCAGTCGGCCCGGGTTTTCTGACGCAAACGACGGTTTTCACACAGCAGCTCGCTACGAGTTTTGGCTTCATCATTCTCCTCACGGTCATCATTGACCTTTGTGCGCAATTCAATATCTGGCAAATCATCACCGTTTCAGGCAAGCGCGCGCAGGAATTGGCCGATGCATTGTTTCCCGGATTAGGCTTCCTATTAGCGTTTCTGATCGTCCTCGGCGGATTTGCGTTCAACATTGGCAATGTCGCTGGCGCCGGTTTGGGGCTGGAAGCGATGACAGGTTTGAATGTGAAAGCCGGCGCAGTCCTGAGCGCAGGCATGGCCATTGGGATTTTCCTGTTCAAAGAAGCGGGAAAAGCGATGGATATTTTCAGCCGCGTACTCGGCACATTAATGATCGTTTTGATCTTATATGTTGCTTTTACGTCGCATCCGCCGCTGGTTGCGGCTCTGCACCACACGATCTTGCCTGAGAAATTTAATGCGATGGCCGCAGTAACATTGGTCGGCGGGACGGTCGGCGGATACATTTCATTTGCGGGTGCGCACCGGTTGCTCGATAGCGGGATCAGCGGCGAAGCATCATTGCCGGAAGTGAACAGAAGCGCCGCAACGGGCATTTTGATCACAACCGTGATTCGTTATCTGCTTTTTCTGGCGTCCTTGGGCGTGGTCATGTCCGGCGCAACCATTAATCCCGATAATCCCACCGCTTCCATCTTCGAACAAGCCGCCGGATCAGCCGGACGGCAAATTTTCGGTCTGGTCATTTGGAGCGCGGCCGTCACTTCTGTGGTTGGCGCTGCTTACACTTCCATTTCTTTTGTCCGTTCGTTCCACCCGTTTTTGGAAAAACACCACGCCGCGCTGACCATTATTTTCATCGCCATGTCCACTGCCGTATTTACAATCATTGGCAAACCGGTGAAAGTGCTTGTTTTTGTCGGCATGCTGAATGGTTTTGTGCTTCCCGTTGCGCTGGCTATCCTGCTGATTGCAAGCGGAAAATCGCGTCTGATGGGGACGTATAAACATTCGCACGCGCTGTTGATTATGGGCTGGCTTGTGGTTGCGGCCATGACGGCCTTAGCAATCGGGATCTATTAA
- a CDS encoding PVC-type heme-binding CxxCH protein, whose protein sequence is MKKLLLLLTCFIFINSCTRKSGTAVQVKSSEGRRIEILFLGHDSKHHYSEKFFPMLAHPLFQKGINLTYTSDLNALNAENLAKYDGLMIYANHNVISPAQETAMKDFVESGKALIPLHAASFCFQNSDWYIKAVGAQFSTHKYGTFTAPITQPNHPVMAGLKEFETWDETYVHAKINPDINILQERVEGTHREPWTWVRTQGKGRVFYTAYGHDERTWKQKGFHDLVLNGVLWAVNDDAKAAYASLKLPTPEFKDADVPNYEKRDPAPKFQLPLSPGESAKLIQVPVDFDLQLFASEPDIVKPIAMAWDEKGRLWIIETEDYPNEIRTEDGTGKDRIKICEDTNGDGKADKFTVFADGLNIPTSLTFTNGGVIVAQAPHFIFLKDTNGDDKADIRENIISGWGKSDTHAGPSNLKYGLDNKIWGVLGYAGYRGTVNDKPVNFSQGIYTFDVDGKNLEYIGRTSNNTWGLGFSEDFEVFISTANGNYSGHFAMPLEYVKRSVADGSGNTVYKLDSHYDMNYMTPALRQVDFHGGFTAAAGHNLYTARNFPKQYWNATAFVCEPTGRLLYQAMLKPNGAGYKEKNGFNLLASSDEWFSPVHAEVGPDGAVWVADWYSFIIQHNPTPRGFENGKGNAYINPLRDNKHGRIYRVVYKNAKPYQPVKLDKNDPAGLLAALKNDNMFWRTTAQRLIVEAQHKTLVPELIKLVNDQSVDEIGLNSPAVHALWTLQGLGALDGSNEEAYHTLVRAVRHPAEGVRKNAVKLLPRNDKTLSALKWTNSLNDPDLKVRLAAIQALTDLPASEEIGKMLYLAGQDSENAADEYLQQAIFSGVIKHEAGFKNAAAKLKDSTLTARIERGLVQETYVLNLWSPPIFPPDITNKEITIKAIITKADEALSGVVASQGNKENGYSLYMNDGKLHWLIKQDGKAYDIHSNQTLPTERFNAVATLSEGGEMTLAIEDETPIKGKAASLFTKPFNPDDIRLGRDLRDENRVGDYPENFRLKGWLDVKSTMQLNQVSKDKSEKKVAAAAPVAKPEAIGKGKGTPVTINLKVIEHEMKFDKKTFTVKPGQKVSIRFTNPDFMQHNLLIAAPGSLEKVGSAADLLARESNAIELNYIPKMPEILHSTELISPEGSTTLVFIAPEKPGDYPFLCTVPGHWRIMNGIMKVESNPSNKEAK, encoded by the coding sequence ATGAAAAAATTACTGCTTTTACTAACCTGCTTCATCTTCATCAACAGCTGTACACGGAAATCTGGAACGGCCGTTCAAGTAAAGTCCAGCGAAGGGCGGCGCATTGAAATACTGTTTCTGGGGCATGACAGCAAGCATCATTATTCGGAAAAATTCTTCCCGATGCTGGCACATCCCTTGTTCCAGAAAGGCATTAACCTGACGTACACTTCGGATTTGAATGCTTTGAATGCAGAGAATCTGGCGAAATATGATGGCTTAATGATCTATGCCAACCATAATGTGATCTCACCGGCGCAGGAAACGGCGATGAAAGATTTTGTCGAAAGTGGAAAAGCGTTGATTCCTTTGCATGCGGCTTCATTCTGTTTTCAAAATTCTGATTGGTATATCAAAGCAGTCGGTGCGCAGTTCAGCACGCATAAATATGGCACATTTACGGCGCCGATTACGCAGCCAAACCACCCGGTGATGGCGGGATTGAAGGAGTTTGAAACCTGGGATGAAACTTATGTGCATGCGAAGATCAATCCCGACATTAACATTTTGCAGGAACGCGTGGAAGGCACGCATCGCGAGCCTTGGACCTGGGTGCGGACGCAGGGAAAAGGCCGCGTGTTTTACACCGCATATGGCCACGACGAGCGCACCTGGAAGCAAAAAGGGTTTCACGATCTGGTGCTGAATGGTGTGTTATGGGCTGTCAATGATGATGCAAAAGCCGCCTATGCGAGCTTAAAACTGCCCACACCAGAATTCAAAGATGCCGACGTTCCTAATTACGAAAAACGCGATCCGGCTCCCAAATTCCAGCTGCCGCTTTCGCCTGGTGAATCTGCAAAATTGATCCAGGTTCCGGTTGATTTTGATTTACAATTATTCGCCTCCGAGCCCGACATTGTGAAACCCATCGCTATGGCCTGGGACGAAAAAGGCCGCTTATGGATCATTGAAACGGAAGATTACCCCAATGAAATTAGAACGGAAGACGGAACCGGAAAAGACCGCATCAAGATTTGCGAGGACACCAATGGCGACGGCAAGGCCGATAAGTTTACCGTTTTTGCAGACGGCCTGAACATTCCGACCAGCCTTACATTTACCAACGGCGGTGTGATCGTAGCCCAAGCGCCGCATTTCATTTTCCTGAAAGACACCAACGGCGATGACAAAGCCGATATTCGCGAGAACATCATCAGCGGCTGGGGCAAAAGCGATACGCACGCCGGACCTTCGAATTTGAAATATGGACTGGATAACAAGATCTGGGGCGTGCTGGGTTATGCGGGTTACCGCGGGACGGTGAATGATAAGCCGGTGAATTTCAGTCAGGGCATTTACACATTTGATGTGGATGGCAAGAATTTGGAATACATTGGCCGGACGTCCAATAACACCTGGGGATTGGGTTTTTCGGAGGATTTTGAAGTATTTATTTCAACGGCTAACGGCAATTACAGCGGACATTTCGCGATGCCATTGGAATATGTCAAACGCTCCGTTGCCGACGGTTCGGGCAACACGGTTTACAAGCTCGATTCGCATTACGATATGAATTATATGACGCCTGCATTGCGTCAGGTGGATTTTCACGGCGGCTTTACGGCGGCGGCGGGTCATAATCTTTACACCGCAAGAAATTTCCCAAAACAATATTGGAATGCAACCGCATTTGTCTGCGAACCGACGGGCCGCTTGCTTTATCAGGCCATGCTGAAACCAAATGGCGCGGGTTATAAGGAGAAAAATGGTTTCAATTTGCTAGCAAGCTCGGACGAGTGGTTTTCGCCGGTTCATGCGGAAGTTGGTCCGGATGGAGCCGTTTGGGTGGCGGATTGGTATAGTTTCATCATTCAGCATAACCCTACGCCGCGCGGTTTTGAAAATGGTAAAGGCAATGCATACATCAACCCGTTGCGGGATAACAAGCATGGACGTATATACAGGGTCGTTTATAAAAATGCGAAACCTTATCAACCGGTAAAACTGGATAAAAACGATCCCGCCGGACTTTTGGCAGCATTGAAAAATGACAACATGTTCTGGCGCACTACGGCGCAAAGATTGATCGTAGAAGCACAGCACAAAACACTGGTTCCTGAATTAATTAAGCTGGTTAATGATCAGTCTGTGGATGAAATCGGTTTGAACAGTCCTGCCGTGCATGCGCTTTGGACATTACAGGGATTGGGTGCGCTGGATGGTTCGAATGAGGAGGCATATCACACGCTAGTTCGGGCAGTGCGGCACCCGGCTGAGGGCGTTCGCAAGAATGCAGTGAAGCTTTTGCCAAGAAACGATAAAACGCTTTCTGCATTGAAATGGACAAATTCTTTGAATGATCCTGATTTGAAAGTTAGACTTGCCGCGATTCAGGCATTGACGGATTTGCCGGCTTCTGAGGAAATTGGCAAAATGCTTTATCTGGCCGGTCAGGATTCGGAAAATGCGGCGGATGAATATTTGCAGCAGGCGATTTTCTCTGGCGTGATTAAGCATGAAGCAGGCTTTAAAAATGCCGCTGCGAAGCTGAAAGATTCCACATTAACCGCCCGCATTGAACGCGGTTTGGTGCAGGAAACTTATGTGCTCAATCTCTGGTCGCCACCGATTTTCCCACCGGACATTACCAACAAAGAAATCACCATTAAGGCTATTATTACCAAAGCCGACGAAGCATTATCGGGCGTTGTGGCCTCGCAGGGCAATAAGGAGAACGGTTACAGTCTTTATATGAATGATGGAAAATTGCATTGGCTCATCAAACAAGACGGCAAAGCATATGACATTCATTCCAACCAAACATTGCCAACTGAGCGCTTCAATGCCGTTGCAACATTGTCCGAAGGCGGTGAAATGACATTGGCAATCGAAGATGAAACACCCATTAAGGGCAAAGCAGCATCACTTTTCACCAAACCATTCAACCCCGATGACATCCGCCTCGGCCGCGACTTGCGTGACGAAAACCGGGTGGGCGATTATCCAGAAAATTTCCGGTTAAAGGGCTGGCTGGATGTAAAAAGCACAATGCAGCTGAATCAGGTTTCAAAAGATAAATCAGAGAAAAAAGTGGCCGCAGCAGCGCCTGTTGCCAAGCCGGAAGCGATTGGGAAAGGCAAAGGAACGCCGGTGACGATCAACCTGAAAGTGATTGAGCATGAAATGAAATTTGACAAAAAGACATTTACCGTAAAACCCGGCCAAAAAGTCTCGATACGCTTCACTAATCCTGATTTTATGCAGCATAACCTGCTTATCGCCGCTCCGGGAAGTCTGGAAAAAGTGGGCTCCGCTGCGGATCTGCTGGCGCGTGAAAGCAATGCCATTGAATTGAATTACATTCCAAAAATGCCAGAAATCCTTCATTCCACTGAATTGATCAGTCCGGAAGGAAGCACGACGCTTGTTTTCATTGCCCCCGAAAAACCCGGCGATTATCCTTTTTTATGCACCGTCCCGGGCCATTGGCGGATTATGAATGGAATTATGAAAGTTGAGTCAAACCCGTCCAATAAAGAAGCCAAGTAA